The following coding sequences are from one Rhodothermia bacterium window:
- a CDS encoding alpha-glucosidase, translating to MMLLMISGCHPVRQAVQMHRSTSDAKEQTWWKEAVVYQIYPRSFKDSDGDGIGDLKGIISKIDYIKSLGVDVVWLNPIYTSPNDDNGYDISDYRNIQPEFGTMEDFDELLAGLHQKGIKLVMDMVVNHSSDEHEWFKQSRSSRDNPYRDYYHWWPAEKGKPPYRYSLFDVNRDAWMYDAQTNAYYLHYFSRKQPDLKWENPKLRQEVYDIMRFWADKGIDGFRLDAFQFVSKDTNYPPFPEGYEKNFLQYYAMGPRLHEYLQEMNREVLSKYDLMSVAEGAGNTMEDAHMLVDADRNELNMAYAFEGVDLGSKPNWTLLDFKEVFSRWDAEFAEKGWISIFLANHDQARMVSRFGNDTPAFRESSSKMLSTFIMTMRGTPYYYYGDELGMTNIRFTRIEDYRDKPTFNEYTYLKNKGVDEKEILANFARYNRDNGRTPHQWNAMPHAGFTTGTPWIMVNPNYKEINVEAQEKDPNSPLHYFRKLNQLRKSEKALVYGKYTLLDAQNPSTYAYTREFNGRKLLILLNFTEKTSRVNIDLNLDKATVLLGNYSDAKAQTALRPYEALILAIK from the coding sequence ATGATGCTCCTCATGATTTCGGGTTGCCATCCCGTTCGACAAGCAGTACAAATGCACCGTTCTACTTCTGACGCAAAAGAGCAAACATGGTGGAAGGAGGCCGTGGTTTACCAGATCTATCCAAGAAGTTTTAAGGACAGCGACGGAGATGGGATAGGCGATCTCAAAGGCATTATCTCAAAAATAGACTATATCAAAAGTCTGGGTGTAGATGTCGTTTGGCTCAACCCCATTTACACCTCCCCAAATGATGACAACGGGTACGACATTAGTGATTACCGCAACATTCAGCCAGAGTTTGGGACGATGGAAGACTTCGACGAGTTGCTCGCGGGACTCCATCAGAAGGGCATAAAATTAGTGATGGATATGGTGGTGAACCACAGCAGCGACGAGCATGAATGGTTTAAGCAAAGTCGGTCTTCGCGGGATAACCCCTATCGTGATTATTACCATTGGTGGCCTGCCGAAAAAGGAAAACCGCCTTACCGCTACAGCCTCTTCGATGTAAATAGGGATGCTTGGATGTACGACGCTCAAACCAATGCATATTACCTCCACTATTTTTCCCGAAAGCAGCCCGATCTTAAATGGGAAAATCCGAAGTTGCGCCAAGAAGTGTACGACATTATGCGGTTTTGGGCGGATAAAGGAATTGACGGATTCCGGTTAGATGCCTTTCAGTTTGTTTCAAAAGATACCAATTACCCACCATTTCCAGAAGGTTACGAGAAAAATTTTCTGCAATACTATGCAATGGGCCCACGTTTGCATGAATACCTACAAGAAATGAACCGCGAAGTCCTGAGCAAATACGATTTGATGAGTGTTGCGGAGGGCGCTGGAAATACGATGGAAGACGCGCATATGTTGGTTGATGCGGATCGGAATGAGCTGAACATGGCTTATGCCTTTGAAGGGGTGGATTTAGGTAGTAAGCCTAATTGGACTTTGTTGGATTTTAAAGAAGTCTTTAGTAGATGGGATGCCGAATTTGCGGAGAAGGGGTGGATTTCCATTTTTTTAGCGAATCACGACCAAGCACGTATGGTCTCGCGATTCGGGAATGATACGCCGGCTTTTCGGGAATCGTCTTCAAAAATGTTGAGTACGTTTATCATGACCATGCGTGGGACACCCTACTATTATTATGGGGATGAACTCGGAATGACCAATATCCGTTTTACCCGCATCGAGGATTATCGTGATAAACCTACCTTCAATGAATACACGTATCTAAAAAATAAAGGCGTGGATGAGAAGGAAATTCTGGCTAACTTTGCCCGTTATAATCGAGACAATGGCCGCACACCACATCAATGGAATGCAATGCCCCATGCGGGTTTTACTACAGGAACCCCTTGGATTATGGTGAACCCAAACTACAAGGAAATCAATGTGGAAGCCCAAGAAAAGGATCCCAATTCACCACTTCATTATTTCCGAAAGCTAAACCAGTTGCGTAAATCGGAAAAAGCGCTGGTCTATGGCAAATACACGTTGTTGGATGCCCAAAACCCAAGCACTTACGCTTATACCCGCGAATTTAATGGCCGTAAGTTATTAATTTTACTTAACTTTACAGAAAAGACTTCTCGTGTAAACATAGACCTAAACCTTGACAAAGCCACGGTCTTGCTGGGAAATTACTCAGATGCTAAGGCGCAGACGGCATTGCGTCCTTACGAAGCATTAATTTTGGCCATTAAGTAG
- a CDS encoding sodium/sugar symporter — MNQGMQLLDYIVFLLYFAVVAGIGYSIYRKRTKTASTTDYFLAEGSLTWWAIGASLIASNISAEQFIGMSGSGFAMGLAIASYEWMAALTLLVVAVFFLPIYLKNKIYTMPQFLSDRFDGRVSTVMAVFWLLVYVFVNLSSILYLGALTLERMVGLNFMVCVIGLAVFAIVITLGGMRVIGYTDVFQVLVLIIGGLITAYLALDLVAQNFGSSGFFAGLSILHKEAPGHFDMILSPNNKFYSELPGLTVLVGGMWIANLSYWGSNQYITQRALGAKDLDTAQKGLLFAGFLKLLMPLIVVIPGIAAYVLHNVDPAFKASMTVNSVIKPDSAYSTLLDLLPTGLKGIAFAALVAAIVASLAGKANSIATIFTLDIFKNFMDKEASEEKLVRIGQYSILASFVIAIAVAPALTSLDQGFQYIQEYTGFITPGVCAIFLLGLFWKKATPTAALSAALLTIPLSALMKSFTPDVPFLDRMGYVFLILVAIMVVISLLKPESNKKEIVVDRSLFVTSFGFRIGALLIMGVIAALYIAYW, encoded by the coding sequence ATGAACCAAGGAATGCAGTTATTAGACTATATCGTCTTTCTGCTTTATTTCGCCGTAGTTGCTGGTATTGGGTATTCGATTTATCGTAAGCGTACAAAAACGGCCAGTACGACCGATTATTTTCTGGCTGAAGGCTCCTTGACGTGGTGGGCGATTGGGGCATCCCTGATTGCCTCCAATATTTCCGCCGAGCAATTCATCGGAATGTCCGGCTCCGGATTTGCGATGGGTCTTGCGATTGCAAGTTATGAGTGGATGGCAGCACTCACGCTGTTGGTTGTGGCCGTTTTTTTCCTTCCGATTTATTTAAAAAACAAAATCTACACCATGCCTCAATTCCTCAGCGACCGTTTTGATGGCCGCGTGAGTACGGTTATGGCCGTTTTTTGGCTTTTGGTATATGTTTTTGTGAACTTGTCCTCCATCTTATACTTGGGCGCACTCACGTTAGAGCGTATGGTGGGCCTAAATTTTATGGTCTGTGTAATTGGACTGGCAGTTTTTGCCATTGTGATAACTTTGGGGGGGATGCGCGTAATTGGTTATACGGATGTTTTCCAAGTATTGGTTTTGATTATCGGAGGTCTTATCACGGCCTATTTAGCCCTCGACTTAGTGGCGCAGAACTTTGGTAGCAGTGGTTTTTTTGCAGGACTAAGCATCCTCCACAAAGAAGCACCCGGACACTTTGACATGATCCTCTCGCCAAACAATAAGTTTTATAGTGAGTTGCCCGGACTGACGGTATTGGTGGGTGGTATGTGGATTGCCAACCTGAGTTATTGGGGAAGTAACCAATACATTACGCAGCGTGCTCTGGGGGCAAAAGACTTGGATACTGCACAAAAAGGTTTGCTTTTCGCGGGATTCCTTAAACTTCTTATGCCCCTCATCGTGGTAATTCCGGGCATTGCCGCTTATGTCCTCCACAATGTTGATCCAGCCTTTAAAGCCAGTATGACCGTTAACAGTGTAATAAAACCAGACAGTGCGTATTCTACGTTGTTAGACCTTTTGCCAACAGGACTAAAAGGGATTGCATTTGCGGCCTTGGTTGCGGCGATTGTCGCTTCGTTGGCTGGGAAAGCAAATAGCATTGCCACCATTTTCACCTTAGACATTTTTAAGAACTTTATGGACAAAGAAGCCTCCGAGGAAAAATTGGTGCGTATTGGCCAGTATTCTATCTTGGCGTCTTTTGTTATTGCTATTGCTGTTGCACCTGCCCTAACGAGTTTGGATCAGGGCTTCCAATACATTCAAGAATATACCGGTTTTATCACCCCCGGTGTTTGTGCAATATTTTTACTGGGATTATTTTGGAAAAAAGCCACTCCTACGGCGGCACTCTCGGCGGCTTTACTCACTATCCCGCTTTCTGCCCTCATGAAAAGTTTTACGCCCGATGTTCCGTTTTTGGATCGGATGGGGTATGTTTTCCTGATTTTAGTTGCAATTATGGTGGTGATCAGTTTGCTAAAACCAGAGTCCAATAAAAAAGAAATTGTCGTAGATCGGTCTTTATTTGTGACCAGTTTCGGGTTTCGGATTGGCGCCTTGCTTATTATGGGTGTAATTGCCGCACTTTACATTGCCTATTGGTAA
- a CDS encoding TonB-dependent receptor has protein sequence MLKKLNSLVAVLLLCGASYAYAQKTVSGKVTAADSGAPLPGATVQVKGTNTGAITDLDGGYSIRVPNNNAILVFSFVGYVSKEEVVGDRSTINLALGEDPKMMEVVVVGYGIQRKADVTAAVSSVNVNDANLGVVSSVDQLMNGRAAGVQVTQNSGDPGGGMTVRVRGGASIGASNEPLYVVDGIPMDTSPTATNNSLGASGAGNATFQSRNPMNFLNPNDIESIDILKDASATAIYGARGANGVVLITTKKGKTGMLTTNYDVYVASSAPARMLDLLNASEYKTLRSAMGLAALPADEKYDTNWQDEIFRSATSMSHNLSFGGGTSNTQYFASLNYINQQGIVISSGFARTGGRINVNHKAWDGKLRLGLNMSSSYTLDDNVPSGTADGFSGGMFTNVFQMHPTQPVTNADGSYFEFARATRNPVAMANQVEDGIKTTRSLGNIFAELDLVPGLVGRVSAAASRSQASRRFFIPKSTPLGAESGGQAIQGNRELTNQVFQGQLTYSPKIAANQNLSVTGVYEYNQYETEELNALSYGFTTDVNSFNRMESGTTQRTGSYHALNKLISFISRANYDLNGKYYLQLTGRYDGSSRFGPNNRWAFFPSASVRWRVSNEEFLKGNSTISELSLRASYGQSGQERIGDDLWRATLAANAGFVAGLGGQTITGYAATQLANPDLKWETISSTNLGLDFGLFNSKIQGSLELYQAKTKDLLLAVPQAFGVVTTRFENVGSTENKGFEFNLTGYLLDEGDTSLSITANIGANRNKVLELDGREQLPFSVRVAGAGYSEAPLQVVRVGFPVTGTFIGKKYTGLDASGKETYAVAPTTGDTAVGNGLEVIGTAEPDFVYGLATKFTKGNIDVNLFLRGQVGGYVFNNTAAVYGYPGSSLKQGQSGIIPKDVTDLAALAKIESPGFASSRWLEDASFLRLDNLTVGYRLTNLGKRVRTARVYLTGQNLLLLTGYSGYDPEVAGFGNGGGVGVDYLVYPKARTITLGVNLGL, from the coding sequence ATGTTGAAAAAACTAAACAGCTTGGTGGCCGTGTTGTTGCTTTGTGGCGCCTCTTATGCTTATGCACAAAAGACCGTCTCGGGTAAAGTAACAGCAGCGGACTCGGGAGCACCCCTTCCCGGCGCCACCGTTCAGGTGAAAGGCACCAATACCGGTGCAATCACCGATCTTGATGGTGGATACTCCATTCGTGTCCCAAACAACAATGCGATTCTTGTCTTCTCTTTTGTGGGATATGTTAGCAAAGAAGAAGTTGTGGGTGACCGTTCGACCATCAATCTTGCGCTGGGTGAAGACCCTAAAATGATGGAAGTCGTTGTAGTTGGATATGGTATTCAACGCAAAGCCGATGTGACCGCTGCCGTTTCCTCTGTTAATGTAAACGATGCCAATTTGGGGGTCGTTTCTTCGGTAGATCAACTCATGAATGGCCGTGCGGCTGGGGTTCAAGTCACCCAAAACTCTGGTGATCCCGGTGGTGGTATGACAGTTCGGGTTCGCGGGGGCGCCTCGATTGGTGCAAGTAACGAACCTCTTTATGTGGTGGATGGAATTCCGATGGACACGTCGCCAACGGCAACCAACAACAGTTTAGGAGCATCTGGCGCCGGCAATGCGACCTTCCAATCACGTAACCCGATGAACTTCTTGAACCCAAATGATATTGAGTCTATTGATATCTTGAAGGATGCCTCGGCAACGGCCATTTATGGTGCTCGTGGTGCAAATGGTGTGGTTCTTATTACCACCAAAAAAGGTAAAACGGGTATGCTTACCACCAATTATGACGTTTATGTGGCTTCTTCCGCACCTGCACGGATGTTAGATCTTCTTAATGCGAGTGAATACAAAACCTTGCGCTCGGCAATGGGCTTGGCGGCATTACCAGCAGACGAAAAATATGATACCAACTGGCAAGATGAGATTTTCCGTAGTGCAACCTCCATGAGCCACAACCTGAGCTTTGGTGGAGGTACTTCAAATACCCAATATTTTGCATCATTGAACTACATCAATCAACAGGGGATTGTAATTTCGTCTGGCTTTGCACGTACTGGTGGCCGGATTAATGTGAACCATAAAGCATGGGATGGTAAACTCCGTCTTGGCTTGAACATGAGTTCTTCCTACACTTTAGATGACAACGTTCCTTCGGGTACTGCTGACGGCTTTAGTGGTGGTATGTTTACCAACGTCTTCCAAATGCACCCAACGCAACCTGTGACCAATGCCGACGGTTCTTACTTCGAATTTGCACGCGCAACCCGTAATCCGGTTGCAATGGCAAACCAAGTAGAAGATGGGATCAAAACCACCCGTTCTTTGGGCAATATCTTTGCTGAATTGGATTTAGTTCCGGGTCTTGTTGGTCGGGTGAGTGCCGCAGCAAGCCGTTCGCAAGCCAGTCGCCGCTTCTTTATTCCTAAGAGCACGCCTTTGGGTGCAGAGTCCGGCGGTCAGGCCATTCAAGGTAACCGCGAATTGACCAACCAAGTTTTCCAAGGCCAGTTAACCTACTCCCCGAAAATTGCAGCCAACCAAAACTTGAGCGTTACGGGTGTTTACGAATACAACCAGTATGAAACGGAAGAACTAAATGCCCTTTCATATGGCTTTACGACGGACGTTAACAGCTTTAACCGTATGGAATCTGGAACAACGCAACGAACCGGTTCTTACCATGCACTTAATAAGTTGATCTCCTTTATTAGCCGTGCAAACTACGACCTCAACGGCAAGTACTACCTTCAATTAACGGGTCGTTATGATGGTTCTTCCCGCTTTGGCCCGAACAACCGCTGGGCATTCTTCCCATCGGCTTCGGTTCGTTGGCGCGTGAGCAACGAAGAGTTTCTAAAAGGAAATAGCACCATCTCTGAACTTTCGCTTCGCGCATCTTACGGCCAGTCTGGCCAAGAACGGATTGGGGATGATCTTTGGCGTGCAACCTTGGCCGCCAATGCCGGCTTCGTAGCGGGCTTGGGTGGTCAAACGATTACAGGATATGCCGCTACACAGTTGGCAAATCCAGACCTTAAGTGGGAAACTATTTCTTCTACCAACTTGGGATTAGACTTTGGGCTTTTCAATAGCAAAATTCAAGGCTCGCTGGAGTTGTACCAAGCCAAAACGAAGGATCTCCTTCTGGCTGTACCACAAGCATTCGGTGTAGTAACCACCCGTTTTGAAAACGTTGGTTCTACCGAAAACAAAGGTTTTGAGTTTAACCTAACCGGTTACCTCTTAGACGAAGGCGATACCTCGCTCTCGATTACTGCCAATATTGGTGCTAACCGTAATAAAGTTCTGGAATTAGATGGCCGTGAACAACTACCTTTCAGTGTGCGTGTTGCAGGTGCTGGATATTCAGAAGCGCCTTTGCAAGTTGTTCGTGTAGGCTTCCCAGTAACGGGAACCTTTATTGGTAAAAAATATACGGGTCTGGATGCGAGTGGTAAAGAAACCTATGCTGTTGCGCCAACCACAGGTGACACCGCTGTGGGCAATGGTCTCGAAGTGATTGGAACCGCAGAACCGGACTTTGTATATGGTCTTGCTACCAAGTTTACGAAAGGCAATATTGATGTGAACCTTTTCTTGCGTGGCCAAGTGGGGGGCTATGTTTTCAACAATACCGCAGCCGTATATGGCTACCCCGGCTCGTCTTTAAAGCAGGGACAAAGTGGTATCATTCCTAAAGACGTAACCGACCTCGCTGCACTTGCCAAAATTGAAAGCCCCGGATTTGCCTCCAGCCGCTGGCTCGAAGATGCCAGTTTCCTTCGTTTGGACAACTTAACCGTTGGCTACCGTCTTACAAATCTGGGCAAACGTGTCCGGACGGCCCGTGTTTATCTGACTGGCCAAAACCTCTTGCTCCTTACCGGATATTCAGGGTATGATCCTGAAGTTGCTGGTTTTGGTAATGGTGGCGGTGTTGGTGTTGATTATTTGGTTTATCCAAAAGCACGCACGATCACGCTTGGCGTAAACTTAGGTCTCTAA
- a CDS encoding RagB/SusD family nutrient uptake outer membrane protein: MNKFFKSLRAKTLAVGIALPSVLGTVNFACTDLDTTPYSLITPDQFFKNDDEFLGAMAPVYAQLRGLQWAYHNIQQHSTDETMVPQRGGDWGDGDRWKQLHRHTWDKSHSDIGDAWDVSYAGIARANSLLEALESSTLSSAAAYKAEVRVLRAFYYYTLLDMFGGVPLYKTASADKNNLPARSTAAEVYNFIVTELNEASAVLPKTKVHGRVNYYSAQALLVRMYLNSQFFTGTVSTSGLTKGSAKWNELITAADNVINSGLYGLESDYFASFIPNNKDSKENIFVSVNLNIAGQGLSFNQRQLHYNHPMPQSPWNGFTTLAETYNKFAEQDYRKNMFLVGQQCSNFTNADKDGNCPAGTTKLTDRQGNPLIFTPTVANFDAANESEGIRVLKWGIDTGAQGGDSKNDYAWIRYADILLSKAEALNETGNTTGAAALVNQVRSRAKLGNLTAAQTASQAALRTAIYEERGLEFVMEAVRRLDMIRAGTYTSADWQFKEKKEAFRVLYPIPQRAIDANPKLSQNAGY, from the coding sequence ATGAATAAATTTTTCAAATCCCTTCGTGCAAAGACGCTGGCGGTAGGAATTGCGCTCCCGTCTGTACTTGGGACGGTAAACTTTGCTTGTACGGACTTAGATACCACGCCGTACAGTCTGATTACCCCAGATCAGTTCTTCAAGAACGATGATGAGTTCTTGGGGGCTATGGCTCCGGTTTATGCACAACTCCGTGGATTACAGTGGGCTTACCACAATATCCAACAACACTCTACCGACGAAACCATGGTTCCTCAAAGAGGTGGTGACTGGGGTGATGGTGACCGTTGGAAGCAATTACACCGCCATACCTGGGACAAATCCCATAGCGATATTGGCGATGCTTGGGATGTTTCTTATGCGGGTATTGCACGAGCCAACTCACTGTTAGAAGCATTAGAGTCTTCTACACTTTCTTCTGCTGCTGCGTATAAAGCGGAAGTACGGGTGCTACGTGCGTTCTACTACTATACTTTGTTGGATATGTTTGGTGGTGTGCCATTGTACAAAACTGCCTCTGCCGACAAAAACAACCTCCCAGCTCGTAGTACGGCTGCCGAGGTCTATAACTTCATCGTGACCGAACTGAATGAGGCATCAGCCGTACTTCCTAAGACTAAAGTACATGGCCGTGTGAACTATTACAGTGCGCAAGCATTATTGGTCAGAATGTATCTGAACAGCCAATTCTTTACCGGTACAGTTTCCACAAGTGGTCTCACCAAAGGATCTGCAAAATGGAATGAGTTGATCACCGCAGCCGATAATGTGATTAATTCAGGACTTTATGGATTAGAGTCCGATTATTTTGCCTCTTTCATTCCCAACAACAAGGATTCGAAAGAAAACATCTTTGTTTCGGTAAACCTAAATATAGCCGGGCAAGGTCTCTCGTTCAACCAACGTCAGTTGCATTACAACCATCCGATGCCACAAAGTCCGTGGAACGGTTTTACAACCCTTGCGGAAACCTACAACAAATTTGCAGAGCAAGATTATCGTAAAAACATGTTCCTTGTTGGGCAACAATGTTCCAACTTCACCAATGCAGACAAAGACGGTAATTGTCCGGCTGGTACAACTAAATTGACAGACCGCCAAGGTAATCCGTTGATCTTCACGCCAACCGTTGCCAATTTTGATGCCGCAAATGAAAGTGAAGGCATCCGTGTACTCAAATGGGGCATAGATACCGGGGCTCAAGGGGGTGACTCCAAAAACGATTATGCATGGATTCGTTATGCCGACATTTTGCTCTCCAAAGCCGAAGCACTTAACGAAACAGGGAACACCACGGGTGCTGCCGCATTGGTCAACCAAGTACGTAGCCGTGCAAAATTGGGTAATTTGACCGCTGCACAAACGGCTTCGCAAGCAGCCCTGCGGACAGCCATCTATGAAGAACGCGGCCTCGAATTTGTAATGGAAGCTGTACGTCGTTTGGACATGATCCGTGCCGGAACCTATACAAGCGCAGACTGGCAGTTCAAAGAGAAAAAAGAAGCGTTCCGTGTACTCTACCCAATTCCGCAAAGAGCTATAGATGCCAACCCGAAACTAAGCCAAAATGCAGGCTACTAA